The following are from one region of the Coffea eugenioides isolate CCC68of chromosome 2, Ceug_1.0, whole genome shotgun sequence genome:
- the LOC113761340 gene encoding auxin-responsive protein IAA16: MSRTMGGECNEYRLNYEETELRLGLPGGGNGNVENGEPMKNGTINNGNKRGFSETVDLKLNLASKNSQADEEEKSVAASSSSNPSKPPAKTQVVGWPPVRSFRKNILSVQKNSNTEAEKSGTGSAAAAFVKVSVDGAPYLRKVDLKNFKSYQELSQALSKMFSSSTIGSYGSQEFKDFMNERKLIDLLNGSEYVPTYEDRDGDWMLVGDVPWEMFVDSCKRLRIMKGSEAVGLAPRAVEKCKNRS, from the exons ATGTCTAGAACAATGGGTGGAGAATGCAATGAGTATAGGTTGAATTATGAAGAAACTGAGTTAAGACTTGGACTGCCAGGAGGAGGAAATGGAAATGTTGAAAATGGTGAGCCCATGAAGAATGGTACTATAAACAATGGTAACAAAAGAGGGTTCTCAGAAACTGTTGATTTGAAGCTCAACTTAGCATCAAAGAATTCTCAGGCtgatgaagaagagaaaagcgTTGCTGCCTCAAGTTCTAGCAATCCTTCAAAACCACCTGCCAA GACTCAAGTAGTTGGTTGGCCACCAGTTAGATCATTCAGAAAGAATATCCTATCTGTACAGAAAAATAGCAACACAGAAGCTGAGAAATCTGGGACTGGTTCTGCAGCAGCAGCATTTGTTAAAGTCAGTGTAGATGGTGCCCCTTACCTGCGTAAGGTGGATTTAAAGAATTTCAAGAGCTACCAAGAGCTTTCTCAAGCCCTGAGCAAAATGTTCAGTTCTTCTACAATAG GAAGCTATGGATCTCAAGAATTCAAGGACTTCATGAACGAGAGGAAATTGATAGATCTTCTAAATGGTTCAGAATACGTCCCTACGTATGAGGACAGAGATGGAGACTGGATGCTCGTGGGTGATGTTCCATGGGA AATGTTTGTTGACTCATGCAAACGTTTGAGGATAATGAAAGGGTCGGAGGCCGTCGGGCTAG CTCCAAGGGCAGTTGAAAAATGCAAGAACAGAAGCTGA